The Gemmatimonadaceae bacterium DNA segment GTTCGCGGGGCTGCGTGCCGCCCCTCGCCCGAACATCCCGCGTGCGGAGTGGCCGGCCGCGCACGCCATCCGCGTCGATGAGCGTGACCGCAAGCAGACGGCGCTGGCGCTGTTCTTCGACGGGCCGGCGCGCGACAACCCGGCGCGCTTCGACGCCGAGATGCTCGGCGGCGTCGCCAGCGGCCTCGGGGGTCGCTTCTTCGAGGAGCTGCGCGACCGCCAGTCGTTGGCCTACACCGTGATGGCGCGTCCCTACGCCCGCGCCGTGGGCGGGACCTTCGCGGCGTACATCGCCACGTCGGCGTCCAAGGAGGAGATTGCCCGCGCCGGCCTGCTCGCTGAGTTCGCCAAGTTTCGCGAGGACCTCGTGGCGCCGGAGGAGCTCGAACGCGCGCGGCGCTACGCCATCGGTGCCTGGCAGATCCGTCAGGCCAGCGGGGCCGCCGTGCTCGGCGAGCTCGCCGATGCATTCCTCTGGGGGCGCCTGGAAGACCTGACGCGCTACCCGCAGGATCTCGCGGCCGTCACGCCGGAGCGGATGCGGGCGCTCGCGGCACGCTGGTTCGATCCGTCACGGCGCGTCGAAGGCGTGGTGCGCGGACGCGCCTAGCGCGCCGTCGCGCTGCCGTGGCCCATCGCGGCGTTGAGCCAGCGGACCATCGGAAGCAATGCCGCGTAGTCCTTCAGGATGTTGTCCACGAGCCGCGGCGAGAGCGCCTCGGCGTCGCTGAGCATCCGCGAGGCCGTGAACGAGTTGAAGCGCAGCAGCTCCGCCGCCGGATGATCCGGCGCCACGCCGCGCGGCACCCGCGTCAGCTTCACGCCCGGCTCGTCGTCGGTGAGTCCGCCGAAGCGCCGTACGAAGGCCGGGGCCTTGAGCAGCGTCGCGAAGGGGCGGTGATCCTCGAGCAGGCGCTCGCGGATGCGGTTCAGCGCCGGACGCGGCGGCATCCAGTATCCGGCGGCGACCATCGAGGCGCCGGGCTCGAGATGGAAGTAGAACCCCGCGCCGCCGTGCGCCTCACCCACGCTGCGGCCCACGCCCCGACCGGCATCGCGGTGGAAGACCCACAATGCCGCGTGCGTCTTGTACGGCGACTTGTCCTTGCTGAAGCGCACGTCGCGGTGGATGCGGAACAGCGCGCGCTTCGGCGGCGCGACGAACTCGGGCGCCAGCGTCGCAAAGCGCACGTCCAGCTCCTCGGCGAGGCGCCGCAACGGCTCCTTCACCGCGCGCTCGTAGACGGCACGGTTGGCCTCGAACCACGGCTTCTCGTTGTGCCGCTTGAGGCCCCGGAGAAACTTGAGCGACTCCGGCGCGAAGCCGGCGAACGCGCTCACGGCGTCGTGCGCGGTGGGTTCGGCAGGCGTGGGGCGTTCGGCGCGCCCACGACCGTCGTCAGCGAGCGGTGCCCGTTCGCGCCCACCGTGCGCACGCCCACCCACACGTCGTCGAGTTGCTCGTCGAGCAGGAAGCTCGTAGCCAGGCCTGCCGGCACGATGCGCGTATACGTCGGCGCCGTCGTGCGACGCACGAGCAGCTCGTAGCCGCTGACGCCGGGGACGCTGTCCCAGCGGATGTTGAAGCTCTGCCCGCCGGATTCACGGTCCCGGCTGTAGGCCGTGCGCGTCGGCCGCGATGGCGCCGCCGCCAGCGAGACCACGGTCGCCAAATTCAGGCGCGCCACCTTGGCGATGTAGCCGAAGTTGACGTGCTCGAAGGTGTCGGTGACGAGGTGCTGCCGCTTGTAGTTCTCGAGCCGCTCCGAGAAGCGCAGCGCCGGAATGCCCTGCCGATGGAACGGTGCGTGGTCGCCGCCGCGGCCCAGGCGGTCGAGGCGCAGCACCGGCAGGACCTCGAAGTCCGGCTGGTAGAGCGCACCGATCGCCCACACGTAGCGCGCCAGCTCGCCGCCGCCGACCGCCAGCGAGTCCACCGCGAACACGCGGACGGAAGTCGAGTCCACGCGGCCGTCGTCGGCCACCACATTGCCGATAATGTCGTCGGTGAACGCCGCCGTCACCGTCTTGCCCTCACGCTGCAGCCGTTCGGCGAACTGCGTCGAGCCCAGCAGGCCCTGCTCCTCGCCCGTGTAGAGCACGAAGGCGATCGTTGCGTCCAGCCCCTGCGGGAAGTGCTTGCCCACCACCCGCGCGAGCTCCATCACCGCCACCGTGCCTGAGCCGTCATCGTCGGCGCCGGGCGCGTCGCCGGTGGCGTCCATCGGGTTGGGCGACGAGCAGACGCAGGAGTCGAAGTGCCCGCCGATCACCACCACGCGGTTGGGGTCGCGCCCCGGCAGCCAGGCGACGACGTTCACGATCGGCCAGCGCGGACGCTCGATGTGGCGCGTGATGACCGCGGTCCCCGTGTCGTACTCCACGCGGAGGCAGCCCCCGCAGTCCCGCGACGCGCGCTGCAACTCAGCGTAGATCCACCGCCGCGCCGCCCCGACGCCTCGCGTGCTGGACAGCGTGTCGCTCATCGTGTGCCGCGTGCCGAAGGACACGAGCACCGAATCCATCGCGCGGAACCGTGCCGGCGAGACCTCCGCCATCGCCGCCGAAATGCGGGCGTCGCGCTGCAAGCCGAGCGTGGAGGGATTCTGTGCGCCCAAGCCGGACGCAAGAAGTAAGGAAGCAAGAAGCAAAGTGCGCATAAGAAGAGACTCAGAGGAACCCGCAGTGAGCCAGCCAGAGAAACAACGAAGGGAGGCTCTCAAGTGCTGAAAGCGCCTCCCTCTACGCCGTTCCCTTCCGTCTTCAGTCTTCCGTCATCCGTCATCCGTCTCAGAACATCGACATCGCCAAGAACGACCGCAGCGAATCATTCGTCGCGCGCAACCGGCCCGAGAGCAGGCGGACGCAACTCCACAGCACCTTGTACGCGATCTCGCGGTTGAAGTCGAGTAGCAGCTCGAAGTCGCTGCGCGAGATGGTCAGCACCTTGGTGCCGCCGTTGGAGATGGCGTCGGTGGAGCGCTCGGAGCGGTCGAACACCGACATCTCGCCGAAGAGGGCGCCGGGCTTGAGCACGGCCAGTGCTTCCTCGCCGCTGCCGGGCACCACGCGCGAGATGCGCACGTCGCCCTCGACGATCAAGTAGAGGCGGCTGCCGGCCTCGCCTTCCTTGAAGATGTACTCCCCCGAGACGAACTCCTTGGTGCGGCAGACCTCGGCGACGCGCGCGAGCTCGCCGTCATCCAGGTTCTGGAAGATCGCCACGCCGCGCAGGAGCTCGACCACATCCGACATTGCAGCCTCGGGTAGTGCAGGGAAGGAGACCTAGCGAAGCTACCCCAGAGGCTCGGGGCAGGGCAAGCTGTGGTGCCGCAACCGGTTGCCGTTTTAGCTTGGGGGATGCGACGGATCGGGCTTCTCGGCGGGGCTTTCGCGCGCCGCGCGGCACGTGTGGCGGCGACGCTTGCGTGCTGGGGCGTGCCGGCGACCCTGGCTGCCCAGGTCCACGACGAACTGCGCCACGCGCCGCGGGTGCCGCAGTGGGAACTCCGGGCGGAGGGGGTGGCTGCGCAGCAGCCGAGCGCGGTCGTGGGCGCGGGGGTCAACCTGCGCGCGGGCTGGTATGTGCGTGCGGGGGCGCTGCTTGCGGCTGGGGCGGCCTTCCCGGAATCTGGTCGGGCAGTCGGCCTAGCACGGCTCGACGCGACGCTGCGCTTCCACCTCGATCCGTTTGCCGACCGGCCGCGCGGACTCTATGCGGGTGGCGGGCTCAGCGCCGCGCACGTCGGCGGCGGAGACGGATTGCAGGATCCGCGTCTGATGCTGCTGGTGGGCGTCGAGGGCGAGCCGTCTGCCGGCCGTGCCTGGGCGTTCGAGGTCGGTGTCGGCGGCGGACTGCGCATCGGCGTGGCCCGGCGCAGCGCACGCCGCGACGGCTACCGCTAGCCGCCAGCGCAAGGCCTTGAAACGACGAAGCCCCGGCGCGTGGCCGGGGCTTCGTCTGCATCAGGCGGCGCTGACCGCGTCTTCGGTCGCGCCCTTCTTCACCGTCGGGGCCGCGAAGCGCTCACCGAGCACCCGCAGGTCCGCGATCTGCTGCTTGCTGAGCTCGTGGTAGCGTTCGGCGAGATACTGCATCGTCTCGTTGAACCACTCCGTCTGGTGCTCGGGCAAGGACCCGATCACGCCACAGCTCATAATGTGTTGGAACAACTCATTGCGCGCATCGTCGAACGGGGATGGCGCAGCGGTCCGTGCCGGACCGCGATTTTTCGGTCTGCTCATCTCGTCCGTTTTGAGGTGAGAGTGGACGGTTCGTTCCGCCCACGGGCGAAAGCTAATCGAGGTGCGCCCATTCTCCTACCCCACGTGTGCAGATAGTTTGCGAGGGTTCACCCTCACATCGTGACCCCGTTCGGAGCAGCCCGTGGCCCGCAAGTCTCCCGGTTCAAACAAGTCCTTCGGCGCGATCGTCGCCGTCGTCGTGGTGGTCGGCGTGGCCGTCCTCGGGTACGTCGTGTCGCGTCCGCGCCAGGTCCAGCAGATCGACCTCGCCACGATGCCCAAGGTCGAGGCGGCGGGAATCCTCAAGGGCAATCCCGATGCGCCGGTGCAGGTGATCGAGTTCGCGGACTTCGAGTGTCCCGCCTGCGGCAACTTCGCGATGGTGACGATGCCGGACGTGATGAAGCGCCTGGTCGAGACCGGCGTGGTGGCGTTCCGCTTCTACGATATGCCCGGGCACACCAATTCGATCCCCGCCCACAATGCGGCGCACTGCGCCAACGAGCAGGGCAAGTTCTGGGAGATGCACGACCTCATCTACGCGGGCCAGTTCGACTGGAACACCCAGGCGACCCGGAACCCGAAGCGCGTGCTGCAACGCTATGCCGAGCGCATCGGGCTCGACGTGAACCAGTGGAGCGAGTGCGTGGACTCCGGCCGGCAACTGCCGCAGATCTCCGCGAACCGCGAGGAGTCGGCTCGCTTCCGCGCCCGCTACACCCCGACGTTCGTCATCGGCGGCACCGTCGTCGATGGATCGATCCCGTACGACGAGTTCAAGCGCTACGTGGACGCGGCCCTCGCGCAGGCCACCACGATGGCGCAGCCGCCGGGCAGGTGAGCATCGGGCGGTCCTAGTCCGGGGCGCGGCGGACGCCGCCCCAAGCGGCGCCCGTAGGCCCGGAACGCGGCCGCCCCGGCTTCGCCGACGGCGCGCTCGTCCCCTCGGGTGGCGCCATCAACCCGGCGCCCGCCACCGCGGCACTGAGCGCGTACGAGCCCGTCACGCCGCCGTGGAAGCTCGTCGCCCACACGCGGTACGTGCCCGCCGGCAGCATCCGCACGAGGCGTGAGTCGGTTCCCGCGCCTCCATCGTCGTCCGCGTCGAGGAATTCGTCGTCCGCGGTGCGCAGTTCCAGATAGGTGTCGAAGCCAGCGCTCGTCAGGTTGAGTTCCACCATCGTCGGAGCGTCCAGCGTCAGCGTCCACGGGTCGCCGAAGGCGCTCGGGTAGCCTTCCATCGGGCAGTCGGTAATCGCCAGCGCGCCGTTGACGGTGCTGGGCAGCGCCAGCACGCCGGCCGCCGGGCAGGGTACCGACTCCTCCACGCTGAGGGTTACGGTGCCGCTGTTTCCCGCGAAGGTGCCTCCCCACAGCAGGTACTCGCCCGCCTGCAGCATCCGCGTGACGGAGGTAGTTCCCGGAAGGAACGCGACGTTGGCGTCGAGGAACTCCAGCAGCGGACCGGTGATGGCCACGACGGGCGCGAAGTCGGCCGACGTGGCCGAGACGCGCACGCGCTGCGGCGCGGCTAACGTGAGGCGCCAGCCCTCGGCCGCCGGACCGGCCAGCAGCGTGCAGGAGGCATCGCCCACGGCTGCGCTGGCCTCGCCGCCCAGCGTGATCGTCGCGGTGATCCCGGTGCCGCAGTTGCCTCCGGTCACGGCGCTGCTGAGTTCAAAGCTGTTCGTCACGGCCGGCACATCGTCTGCGCCCACGAACAGATGGTAGGTCCCCGCGTGCTGGACGGTCCGCATCGTGGCGGTGACGCCGTCGGTGCTGAACGCACCCTCCAAGACCCAGCCGTCGGCGTCGAGCAGGAAGAGCAGGGGCACGAAGCCCGTCGCCGAGACCGTGAAGCGCGCCCCGCCGCTCCCGCTAAACGTCACGGGGTAACCGAAGGCGCGGTACGCACCATAAAGGATGCAGCTGCCGGCCCCACCGATGCTCCCGTTGCGTGAGCCGCCGATCGCCAATGCCGCCTGTGTGCTCGCCGCGCAGGGCGGATAGCGCACGTGGACCGCCACCGAACGCGTGGCCGTGCCCGACGTCGCCGTGATGAACGTGGATCCGACGCCCACCGCCGTCACGAGTCCGCCCTCGGACACCGTCGCGACGGCCGACGCCGACGTGGTCCACGTCACCGGGGCCCCGCTGATCGTGGAGCCGCTGGCGCTCGTGGCCGTCGCGACGAGCTGCCGCGTGCCGCCGAGGTCGAGAGAATCGCCCGCATTCGCGATGACCAGCGCCGCCACGCGCGGCGCCGGCGCCGTCGCCGTCTCGCAGCCGGCGATGAGCGGCAACGTGAGGAGCAGGGCGACAGCCGTGCGGGAAATGCGGCGCAGCGCGAACCGGACCATCGACAACTCCAGTGAGGGATGTCTGAGATATGCCGAGTCGCGCCCGAGGTGCCATCACGCCCTAGGGCCACGCACCAAGGGAGCGTTTCGGCGCCTGCTCAGCCCTCGTCGGCCTCGTACTGCTCCTTCAGCGACGCCACCACGTTCGGATCCGCCAACGTTGTCGTATCACCCAGTGCACGGCCCTCGGCGATGTCTCGCAATAGCCGCCGCATAATCTTGCCCGAGCGCGTCTTCGGCAGGTCCGCCGAGAAGAGCACGTCGTCCGGCCGCGCGAGCGCGCCGATCTTCTTGGCCACGAACTCACGCAGCTCATCGCGCAGCGATGAACTCTTCTGGAAACCGTCGCGCAGCGTGACGAAGGCGCAGACGGCCTGGCCCTTGAGGTCGTGCGCCTTGCCGACCACCGCCGCTTCGGCCACCGCCGGATGTTCGACCAGCGCCGACTCCACTTCCATCGTGCCGATGCGGTGTCCGGCCACGTTGAGCACGTCGTCCACACGCCCGAGCAGCCAGAAGTAGCCGTCGGCGTCGAGCTTGGCGCCGTCGCCGGCAAAGTAGAGGTCCGGGCGGCCCGGCCACTTGGAGAAGTACGTCTGCACATAGCGGGCGTCGTCGCCCCAGATGGTGCGCAGCATCGACGGCCACGGCTTGGTGAGCACCAACAGGCCACCGCCACTCGTGAGTTCGTTGGCCGCCGCATCCATCAGCTTGGCGGAGTAGCCGGGGAGGGCCTGCGTCGCCGAGCCGGGCTTAGTGGCGGTGAGCCCGGGCAGCGGCGAGATGACGATTGAGCCCGTCTCCGTCTGCCACCAGGTGTCCACCACCGGGCAGCGGTCGCCGCCGATGTGCTCGCGGTACCACATCCAGGCTTCAGGATTGATCGGTTCGCCGACGGAGCCGAGCAGGCGCAGCGTCGAGAGGTCGTGCCGCTGCGGGTGCTCCACGCCCCACTTCATAAAGGCGCGGATGGCCGTGGGCGCGGTGTAGAGGATGGTCACCCCGTAGCGCGCGATGATGCTCCAGAAGCGGTCGCGCTCCGGCCAGTCGGGCGCGCCTTCGTACATCACGCAGGTGGCGCCGTTGGCCAGGGGTCCGTACACGAGGTAGCTGTGGCCGGTGATCCAGCCGACGTCGGCCGTACACCAGAACACATCGTCGTCTTTGAGGTCGAACACCATCTTCGTCGAACTGGCGACGCCGGTGAGGTAACCGCCGGTGGTGTGCACGATGCCCTTCGGCTTGCCCGTCGTACCGGAGGTGTAGAGGATGAACAGCACGTCCTCGGCGTCCATCGGCTCCGGCGCGCACTGATCGTTGGCGTGCTGCATCAGGCGGTGGTACCAGTGGTCGCGGCCCTCCTGCATATCCACGTGCGCCTCGCCGATCGGCCCGCCCGCGCGGCGCTGCACCACGACCACGTGCTGCACGCTGGGGCATCCTTCGAGCGCCTTGTCGGTGTTGCGCTTGAGCGGCACGACCTGCCCGCGACGATACCCGCCATCGGCGGTAATCACAACCTTGGCCTCGGCGTCGTTCATCCGGTCGCGCAGGCTCTCGGGCGAGAAGCCGCCAAAGACCACCGAGTGGATGGCGCCGATGCGCGCACAGGCCAGCATCGCCACGGCCGCTTCGGGAATCAGCGGCAGATAGATGCCGACGCGGTCGCCTTTCGTGACGCCCAGTGACTTGAGCACGTTGGCGAAGCAGCGCACCTCGCGCGCGAGCTCCCAGTAGGTGAGCGTGCGCCGGTCGCCGGGCTCGCCTTCCCAGATGATGGCCGCCTTGTTGCGCAGCGCCCCGGCGAGATGCCGATCGAGGCAGTTCTCGCTGACGTTGAGTTGGCCGCCGATGAACCACTTGGCGTGTGGTGGTTGCCAGTCGAGCACGCGTTCCCAGGGCTTGGTCCACCGCAGCGTGGCTGCCTGCTCTGCCCAGTAGTGGATGAAGTCCCGGTCAGCCGCTTTGTGTCGGCTACGGTCGTGGACGTGGGCCTGCGCGCTGAACTCCGGCGCGGGCGGGAAGGAGCGATTCTCGACGAGCAGGTCGCGGATCTCTTGCATAGGCAAAATGCTAATGACTGCGGTGGCGTATTCCGGATATGTCAACATATGCGACACTGACGCATTTTTTGCCAGATTTACCGCAAGCCGCGGTGCTGATTGGGGGAAGTCACGCTGTGACAGACTGCTAACTGCTTGTTGAATATGATGTTACGGCGCGAGCTTGGTGGCACGGGTATCGCCATTGTAGCGAGGGCAGAAATGCACTCCGCCCATCAGGAGCCCTCGTGGCCGCGACTATGACCTATCACAGCCCGGACCCCATCCTCGTGCCCCTAGTGTGTCCGCCCCGACTCACCACTGAGCATCGGGTGGATTTCCGCCGCGATGCGCTGCACGCGCTCGACGCCGCGTTGGCAGTCGGCGCACGGGCGGTCACGCTGGACCTCGGCGCGGTCGTGGAGATCGACGCCAGCGGACTCGGCGTCTTGATTCTCCTGCAGAAGCGGGCCCGTGAGCTGGGGATGCGCACGCGTCTCGTGCAGGTGCCCGGCGTGGTCGAGCAGCTCCTCAAGGAGACGCAGATGGCTCCCCTCTTCGACATCGTCCGCACCGGATAGGCCCCGGGGCAGCGACGCCCCCGTTCGACGATGGCATCGGGTAGCTTTCGCCCGATGCCTCACACCCAGGACCCGACGCCGTGACGGCGTTGCTCGACGCGTCCGGCCTCGCGCGCAGCTTCGGTACGCGCCGCGCCGTGGATGGCGTACGGTTCGCCCTCGCTGGGGGAGAGGCGCTGGCGCTCTTTGGCCCCAACGGCGCTGGCAAGACCACGCTGCTGCGGCTGCTCGCCGGACTGCTCAAGCCCGATGCCGGGCAGGCACGCATTGCGGGCGAGCTGTTGCCCGCCACTGCCGCCCGTGCGCGCATCGGGCTCATCTCGCATCGCACGATGCTCTACGACACGCTCACCGCGCGCGAGAACGTGTTGTTCGCGGCGCGGCTGTACGGCCTCGCCGACCCGGATGCCGCTACGCAGCAGGCCCTCGACCAACTGCGCGTGGCTGACCGCGCCGAAGTGCCGGTGCGGGCGCTCTCGCGCGGTCTGCAACAGCGTGTGGCCATCGCGCGGGCCATCGTGCACGAGCCGGATGTCCTGCTCGCCGACGAGCCCTACACGGGCCTCGACGAGCAGGGCGCCGGCGCGCTCACCGGACTCTTGCGCGAACGCCGCAGCGCCGGTGCGGCGCTGGTGGTCGTGACGCACCAGTTGCAGGAAGGCCTCGCCGTCGCGTCGCACGCGGCGGTGATGCGCGCCGGCCAGTTCCTGCGCCTCGAATCCACCGCCGGACTCGACGCCGCACGCTATGCCACCGAGTACCGAGGAATGTTCTCGTGAGCCGCGGCGCGCCGCCCGCGGCCCTCGCTGCCGCCTGGCTCGTGGCCCGCAAGGACCTCGCGATCGAGTTCCGCTCGCGCTCGGCCTTCCTCTCCGCGCTCGTGCTCTCGCTGCTCTCGTTGGTGATCTTCTACTTCGCCTGGGACCCGACGGCCGTCGCCGCGGTGGATGTCGCGCCGGGGATCCTGTGGGTGACGTTCACGTTCTCCGGCCTGCTGGGCCTGCACCGCTCGTTCGGCGTGGAGGCGCAGGAGCGCGCGATGGACGCGCTGCTCGTCGCGCCGATCGCCCGCGAGTCCCTCTTCCTCGGCAAGGCCTTCGCGAACCTCATCTTCGTGCTGGGCGTTCAGTTGGTGGCCCTGCCGGCGCTGGCGCTGTTCTACAACCTGCCGCTTGGCACCACGCTGGGGCCGCTGGCGCTGGTGATGGTCGCCAGCGCCATCGGCTTGACCTGCGTGGGAACGTTGTTCGCCGGCATCACGTCCAACACGCGGATGGCGGAGTTGCTGCTGCCGGTGCTCGCGCTGCCGTTCTTCGTGCCCATCGTCTTGCCGGCGGCGCAGATGACGGCCAAGCTCCTCGCGGGGCGGCCGTTCGCCGAGTCCATCGGCTGGCTGCGCATCCTGCTCGCGTTCGACCTCGTCTTCCTCTACGCCTGCACCATCGCGTTTCCCTTTACGCTCGAAGACTGACCGGATGACTCACTCCTCGATGGCGCGCCCGCGCGCCGGCTTCGATTGGCTGATGCTTGCCGCCGTCGCGCTGATGGCCGGCGCGCTCGTCCGCGCCATTTGGTTCACGCCGCCGGACCGCTTGCAGGGCTACGCGCAGAAGATCTTCTACATCCACCTGCCCTCGGCCTGGGTGGCCTTCCTCGCCTTCGGCCTCACGGCGATCGCCGGCGGCGTGTGGCTCTTCATCAAGGACGCGCGCCTCGACCGCTTCGCCGAGTCCTCGGCCGAGGTCGGGGTGATCTTCACCACCGGCGTGCTCATTTCGGGGCCGCTCTGGGGCAAGCCGATCTGGGGTGCCTGGTGGGTGTGGGACGCGCGGCTCACGCTGACGCTGTTCCTGTGGTTCCTCTACCTGGGCTACCTCGTGCTGCGCAGCGCCGTGGACGACCGCGAGGCGCGGGCACGCTACTCGGCCGTCGTCGGCATCCTTGGCGCGCTGCTGATCCCATTCATCCACCTCAGCGTGTACCTGTTCCGCACGCAGCACCCGACGCCGATCGTGGCCAACACCGCGGGTATCCAGATGCCGCCGGTGATGATCACGACGCTGTTCCTCTCGCTCGGCGCCTTCACCGTGCTGTATCTCGCGCTGGTGCGGCAGCGGATGGCGCTGGCCGCCGAACGCGATGCGCTCCTCGACGCCTCGACGGCGGAGTGACGATGCCTGACAACGCCATCTACTACCAGATTGCCTACGGCGCGATCATCGCGCTGTTCGTGGGCTACGGCCTCTCCATCCGCCTGCGTCGCAGGGCCGTGGCGGCCAAACGCGCCGCGCACGAGCGGCCGCGGTGATCCACCCCTGGAAGGACCTCGCGCCCGGGCGCACGCCGCCGGAAGTCGTCACGGCCGTCATCGAGATCCCGCAGGGCGCGCGCAACAAGTATGAGTTGGACAAAGAGTCCGGCCTGTTCCGCCTCGACCGCGTACTGTACTCCGCCGTGCACTATCCCGGCGACTACGGGCTCATCCCGCGCACGCTGCACGAGGACAACGACCCGCTCGACGTCCTCGTGATGATCAAGGAGCCGACATTCACCGGCTGCTTGATCGACGTGCGGCCGGTGGGCGTGCTCAAGATGCTCGACAAGGGCGAGCCTGACGACAAGATCCTGGCCGTGCCCGTGGATGACCCGATGCACGGCGAGTACTTCGACATCGCCGACCTGCCGCAGCACCAGCTCAAGGAAATCGAGCACTTCTTCGCGATCTACAAGGACCTCGAGGGCAAGCGCGTCGAGGTGGTGGGATGGGGCAAGAGCGACGAGGCGATGCGCATCATCGACGAAAGCATCGTGCGCTACGCCGAGGCCTACCTCTCGCAGGGACCGTAGCGGGCCCGGCGGTCCCTCGCGGTCTACTCTCCGCTACCGAGCCAGCTCCGCATCCGCTCGCGGAACGCGCTCTCGCCTTCGCGCCGCGGCACCTTCGTGATCACGGTGATGCCGCCCATAATCGTGTTGCCGGTGACGCGGATGGTCGGCGCACCCGGCACGCCGGCCTTGGACTTGTCCGCCACCGAGCCCATAAACGACGAGCAGTCCACGTCCGCCGGTAGCCCAGGCGGCAGGATGATCTTGAGGTCGCCCATAAACACGTCGGCCTGGATGTCCACGCCTTCGGCCGGAATCGGCGTCTCGCGGAAGTCGAGCAGCACGCTGCCCATAATCGTGCTCGCGAGAATCAACGGCGTCGGCGTCCACGCGCCTTCTTTCTTGATTTCGCTCATCACGGCGGCGTAGCGCTTCTCGCCGGGGCCGAGCCCTCGGCCGCGCTGGCGTTCGGGCGGCAGCGGACTGCGGGGTGCTGCCGGCACGGGCGCGCTCAGCGGTACCGGCGGCGGCGCGGGCTCACCGAGGCGTTGGATCTGGATCGCCGGCAGTCCGTCGAGGACCGTATTGAGCTGTGCGCGGTCGGCGGACTTGTACACGCGCTCGAGGCGCGCCTCCAGCTCACCGGTGGTCAGTTGGTCGCGTGCGTACGCGGCGCAGAGCTTCTGGACGACGTCTTCGCGTTCGAGCTCGAGGGTCATAGGTCGAAACCTACGCGTTCAGCGGCCCCAGAGTGACGTCAGCGTTCCAAATGGCGGTAGCCGCCGCGGTAGTACACCAGCGGATGGCCCTCGCGCAGGGCGGTCGCGTGCACTTCGCCGACGAGGATCGTGTGGTCGCCGGCCGGGTGCCGCGCCACTACGCGGCACTCCAGGTGCGCGAGCGCGTCGTCCAGCAGAGCCAGGCCGTGCAGTCCACGGCGCAGCGCCACGCCGTCGAAGCGGTCCACCTCGCGCTCGGCGAAGCGGCGCGACACCGCTTCCTGCCCCTCGGCCAGCACGTTGACGGCGAAGGTCTCGCAGTGCTCGAGCACCGGGGCCACGCTCGCGCCGTTATCGATGCAGACGA contains these protein-coding regions:
- the acs gene encoding acetate--CoA ligase; its protein translation is MQEIRDLLVENRSFPPAPEFSAQAHVHDRSRHKAADRDFIHYWAEQAATLRWTKPWERVLDWQPPHAKWFIGGQLNVSENCLDRHLAGALRNKAAIIWEGEPGDRRTLTYWELAREVRCFANVLKSLGVTKGDRVGIYLPLIPEAAVAMLACARIGAIHSVVFGGFSPESLRDRMNDAEAKVVITADGGYRRGQVVPLKRNTDKALEGCPSVQHVVVVQRRAGGPIGEAHVDMQEGRDHWYHRLMQHANDQCAPEPMDAEDVLFILYTSGTTGKPKGIVHTTGGYLTGVASSTKMVFDLKDDDVFWCTADVGWITGHSYLVYGPLANGATCVMYEGAPDWPERDRFWSIIARYGVTILYTAPTAIRAFMKWGVEHPQRHDLSTLRLLGSVGEPINPEAWMWYREHIGGDRCPVVDTWWQTETGSIVISPLPGLTATKPGSATQALPGYSAKLMDAAANELTSGGGLLVLTKPWPSMLRTIWGDDARYVQTYFSKWPGRPDLYFAGDGAKLDADGYFWLLGRVDDVLNVAGHRIGTMEVESALVEHPAVAEAAVVGKAHDLKGQAVCAFVTLRDGFQKSSSLRDELREFVAKKIGALARPDDVLFSADLPKTRSGKIMRRLLRDIAEGRALGDTTTLADPNVVASLKEQYEADEG
- a CDS encoding STAS domain-containing protein, translating into MAATMTYHSPDPILVPLVCPPRLTTEHRVDFRRDALHALDAALAVGARAVTLDLGAVVEIDASGLGVLILLQKRARELGMRTRLVQVPGVVEQLLKETQMAPLFDIVRTG
- a CDS encoding cyclic nucleotide-binding domain-containing protein produces the protein MSDVVELLRGVAIFQNLDDGELARVAEVCRTKEFVSGEYIFKEGEAGSRLYLIVEGDVRISRVVPGSGEEALAVLKPGALFGEMSVFDRSERSTDAISNGGTKVLTISRSDFELLLDFNREIAYKVLWSCVRLLSGRLRATNDSLRSFLAMSMF
- a CDS encoding M20/M25/M40 family metallo-hydrolase produces the protein MGAQNPSTLGLQRDARISAAMAEVSPARFRAMDSVLVSFGTRHTMSDTLSSTRGVGAARRWIYAELQRASRDCGGCLRVEYDTGTAVITRHIERPRWPIVNVVAWLPGRDPNRVVVIGGHFDSCVCSSPNPMDATGDAPGADDDGSGTVAVMELARVVGKHFPQGLDATIAFVLYTGEEQGLLGSTQFAERLQREGKTVTAAFTDDIIGNVVADDGRVDSTSVRVFAVDSLAVGGGELARYVWAIGALYQPDFEVLPVLRLDRLGRGGDHAPFHRQGIPALRFSERLENYKRQHLVTDTFEHVNFGYIAKVARLNLATVVSLAAAPSRPTRTAYSRDRESGGQSFNIRWDSVPGVSGYELLVRRTTAPTYTRIVPAGLATSFLLDEQLDDVWVGVRTVGANGHRSLTTVVGAPNAPRLPNPPRTTP
- a CDS encoding Ig-like domain-containing protein, whose translation is MVRFALRRISRTAVALLLTLPLIAGCETATAPAPRVAALVIANAGDSLDLGGTRQLVATATSASGSTISGAPVTWTTSASAVATVSEGGLVTAVGVGSTFITATSGTATRSVAVHVRYPPCAASTQAALAIGGSRNGSIGGAGSCILYGAYRAFGYPVTFSGSGGARFTVSATGFVPLLFLLDADGWVLEGAFSTDGVTATMRTVQHAGTYHLFVGADDVPAVTNSFELSSAVTGGNCGTGITATITLGGEASAAVGDASCTLLAGPAAEGWRLTLAAPQRVRVSATSADFAPVVAITGPLLEFLDANVAFLPGTTSVTRMLQAGEYLLWGGTFAGNSGTVTLSVEESVPCPAAGVLALPSTVNGALAITDCPMEGYPSAFGDPWTLTLDAPTMVELNLTSAGFDTYLELRTADDEFLDADDDGGAGTDSRLVRMLPAGTYRVWATSFHGGVTGSYALSAAVAGAGLMAPPEGTSAPSAKPGRPRSGPTGAAWGGVRRAPD
- a CDS encoding DUF2461 domain-containing protein, giving the protein MSAFAGFAPESLKFLRGLKRHNEKPWFEANRAVYERAVKEPLRRLAEELDVRFATLAPEFVAPPKRALFRIHRDVRFSKDKSPYKTHAALWVFHRDAGRGVGRSVGEAHGGAGFYFHLEPGASMVAAGYWMPPRPALNRIRERLLEDHRPFATLLKAPAFVRRFGGLTDDEPGVKLTRVPRGVAPDHPAAELLRFNSFTASRMLSDAEALSPRLVDNILKDYAALLPMVRWLNAAMGHGSATAR
- a CDS encoding DsbA family protein — protein: MARKSPGSNKSFGAIVAVVVVVGVAVLGYVVSRPRQVQQIDLATMPKVEAAGILKGNPDAPVQVIEFADFECPACGNFAMVTMPDVMKRLVETGVVAFRFYDMPGHTNSIPAHNAAHCANEQGKFWEMHDLIYAGQFDWNTQATRNPKRVLQRYAERIGLDVNQWSECVDSGRQLPQISANREESARFRARYTPTFVIGGTVVDGSIPYDEFKRYVDAALAQATTMAQPPGR